A section of the Suncus etruscus isolate mSunEtr1 chromosome X, mSunEtr1.pri.cur, whole genome shotgun sequence genome encodes:
- the RPS4X gene encoding 40S ribosomal protein S4, X isoform produces MARGPKKHLKRVAAPKHWMLDKLTGVFAPRPSTGPHKLRECLPLIIFLRNRLKYALTGDEVKKICMQRFIKIDGKVRTDITYPAGFMDVISIDKTGENFRLIYDTKGRFAVHRITPEEAKYKLCKVRKIFVGTKGIPHLVTHDARTIRYPDPLIKVNDTIQIDLETGKITEFIKFDTGNLCMVTGGANLGRIGVITNRERHPGSFDVVHVKDANGNSFATRLSNIFVIGKGNKSWISLPRGKGIRLTIAEERDKRLAAKQSSG; encoded by the exons ATG GCTCGTGGTCCCAAGAAGCACCTAAAGCGTGTGGCAGCTCCAAAGCATTGGATGCTTGATAAACTGACAGGAGTGTTT GCTCCTCGTCCATCCACCGGTCCCCACAAACTGAGAGAATGTCTCCCACTCATCATTTTCCTGAGGAACAGGCTTAAGTACGCACTAACTGGAGATGAGGTGAAGAAAATCTGCATGCAGCGGTTCATTAAGATTGATGGCAAGGTTCGCACTGATATAACCTACCCAGCAGGTTTTATGG ATGTCATCAGTATTGATAAGACTGGAGAGAATTTCCGCCTGATCTATGACACCAAAGGACGTTTTGCTGTTCATCGCATTACTCCCGAGGAAGCTAAG TACAAGTTGTGCAAAGTGAGGAAGATCTTTGTGGGCACCAAAGGAATCCCTCACTTAGTGACACACGATGCTCGCACCATTCGCTACCCAGATCCCCTCATTAAGGTGAATGACACCATTCAGATTGACTTGGAAACTGGCAAGATTACTGAGTTCATCAAATTTGACACTG GTAACTTGTGCATGGTGACTGGGGGTGCTAATCTGGGAAGAATTGGCGTGATCACCAACAGAGAGAGGCATCCTGGTTCTTTTGATGTCGTCCATGTGAAAGATGCCAATGGCAATAGCTTTGCCACCCGCCTGTCCAACATTTTTGTGATTGGCAAG GGCAACAAATCATGGATTTCTCTTCCCCGAGGAAAAGGCATCCGCCTGACCATTGctgaagagagagacaaaagactGGCAGCCAAGCAGAGCAGTGGGTGA